The following proteins come from a genomic window of Acomys russatus chromosome 17, mAcoRus1.1, whole genome shotgun sequence:
- the Tmprss6 gene encoding LOW QUALITY PROTEIN: transmembrane protease serine 6 (The sequence of the model RefSeq protein was modified relative to this genomic sequence to represent the inferred CDS: deleted 1 base in 1 codon): protein MPRCFRLPCSTRMPTAEAPQVAGGQGNGGDGEEVAEPEGMFKAPKNIKRKSRDYVRFTPLLLVLAALASAGATLWYFLGYKAEVTVSQVYSGSLRVLNRHYSQDLARRESIFFRSEAAKAQKMLKELVASTRLGLHYNSSSIYSFGEGSLMCFFWFVLDIPEYQRLTLSPEMVRELLVAELLSNSSTLASYRTEYEVDPEGLVILEASVNDIVVLNSTLGCYRYSYVKPGQVLRLRGPDQQATSCLWHLQGPEDLMLKVQLEWTRVDCRDRVAMYDAAGPLEKRLITSVYGCSRQEPVMEVLSSGSVMAVVWKKGLHSYYDPFLLSVRSVAFQDCQVNLTLEGRLDPQGFLRTPYYPSYYSPSTHCSWHLTVPSLDYGLALWFDAYALRRQKYNLLCTQGQWMIQNRRLCGFRTLQPYAERIPMVASAGVTINFTSQISLTGPGVQVYYSLYNQSDPCPGEFLCSVNGLCVPACDGIKDCPNGLDERNCVCRATFQCQEDSTCISLPRVCDRQPDCLNGSDEEQCQEGVPCGTFTFQCEDRSCVKKPNPECDGQLDCRDGSDEQHCDCGLQGPASRIVGGAMSSEGEWPWQASLQIRGRHICGGALIADRWVITAAHCFQEDSMASPRLWTVYLGKMRQNSRWPGEVSFKVNRLFLHPYHEEDSHDYDVALLQLDHPVVYSATVRPICLPASSHFFEPGQHCWITGWGALREGGPGSSTLQKVDVQLVPQDLCNEAYRYQVTPRMLCAGYRKGKKDACQGDSGGPLVCKEPSGRWFLAGLVSWGLGCGRPNFFGVYTRITRVISWIQQVLT from the exons ATGCCAAGATGCTTCCGGCTCCCCTGTTCTACAAGGATGCCCACCGCTGAGGCTCCTCAAGTAGCTGGTGGGCAGGGCAATGGAGGTGATGGAGAGGAAGTTGCCGAGCCAGAGGGGATGTTCAAGGCCCccaaaaatatcaaaagaaaaagtcGGGACTACGTTCGCTTCACACCACTGTTGCTGGTCTTGGCTGCATTGGCCTCGGCAGGAGCCACGCTTTGGTATTTCCTAG GATACAAGGCAGAAGTGACTGTTAGCCAAGTGTACTCTGGCAGCCTCCGGGTGCTCAACCGTCATTACTCCCAGGACCTGGCCCGACGGGAGTCCATTTTTTTCCGCAGTGAAGCTGCCAAAGCCCAGAAGATG CTCAAAGAGCTGGTTGCCAGCACCCGCCTGGGTTTGcactacaactccagttccatctATTCCTTTGG GGAGGGATCCCTCATGTGCTTCTTCTGGTTTGTCCTTGACATCCCCGAGTACCAGCGGCTGACACTGAGCCCGGAGATGGTGCGCGAGCTCCTGGTGGCTGAGCTGCTGTCCAACAGCTCGACCCTGGCTTCCTATAGGACCGAATATGAGGTGGACCCTGAAGGCCTGGTGATCTTGG AAGCCAGCGTGAACGACATAGTCGTACTGAATTCCACGCTGG GTTGTTACCGTTACAGCTATGTGAAGCCA GGCCAGGTCCTCCGATTGAGGGGACCCGACCAGCAGGCCACTAGTTGTCTGTGGCACCTGCAGGGCCCTGAGGACCTCATGCTCAAAGTGCAGCTCGAGTGGACCCGGGTTGACTGCAGGGACAGGGTGGCAATGTACGACGCAGCTGGGCCACTGGAGAAGAGACTTATTACCTC GGTCTACGGGTGCAGTCGCCAGGAACCTGTCATGGAGGTGCTGTCGTCAGGCTCTGTCATGGCTGTGGTGTGGAAGAAGGGTCTGCATAGCTACTATGACCCCTTCCTGCTCTCAGTGAGGTCTGTGGCCTTTCAAG ACTGCCAGGTGAACCTGACACTGGAGGGCCGGCTGGACCCACAGGGCTTCCTCCGCACACCCTACTACCCCAGTTACTACTCACCCAGTACCCACTGCTCCTGGCATCTCACT GTACCCTCTCTAGACTATGGCTTGGCACTCTGGTTTGATGCCTatgcactgaggaggcagaagtacAACCTACTATGTACTCAAGGCCAGTGGATGATCCAGAACAGGAG GCTGTGTGGCTTCCGCACCCTGCAGCCATACGCTGAGAGGATCCCCATGGTGGCCTCCGCCGGTGTCACCATCAACTTCACCTCCCAGATTTCTCTGACAGGCCCAGGTGTGCAAGTGTACTACAGCTTGTACAACCAGTCAGACC CCTGCCCTGGAGAGTTCCTCTGCTCTGTGAATGGACTGTGTGTCCCTGCCTGTGATGGGATCAAGGACTGCCCCAATGGCCTGGATGAGAGAAACTGTG TCTGCAGAGCCACATTCCAGTGCCAAGAGGACAGCACGTGTATCTCACTGCCTAGGGTCTGTGACCGGCAGCCTGACTGTCTCAATGGCAGCGACGAAGAGCAGTGCCAAGAAG GAGTGCCCTGTGGGACATTCACCTTCCAGTGTGAGGACCGGAGCTGTGTGAAGAAGCCCAACCCAGAGTGTGACGGGCAGTTGGACTGCAGGGATGGTTCAGATGAGCAACACTGCG acTGTGGCCTCCAGGGCCCCGCCAGCCGCATTGTAGGCGGGGCCATGTCCTCGGAGGGTGAATGGCCATGGCAGGCCAGCCTCCAGATTCGGGGCCGACACATCTGTGGAGGGGCTCTCATCGCTGACCGCTGGGTCATAACAGCCGCCCACTGCTTCCAGGAGGACAG CATGGCCTCCCCGAGGCTGTGGACTGTGTACCTGGGCAAGATGCGGCAGAACTCACGCTGGCCGGGCGAGGTGTCCTTCAAGGTGAACCGCCTGTTCCTGCACCCATATCATGAggaggacagccatgactacgaCGTGGCCCTGCTGCAGCTGGACCACCCTGTGGTGTACTCGGCCACTGTGCGCCCCATCTGCCTGCCTGCGAGCTCTCACTTCTTCGAGCCAGGCCAGCACTGCTGGATCACAGGCTGGGGAGCCCTGCGCGAGGGTG GTCCTGGTAGCAGTACTCTGCAGAAAGTGGATGTACAGCTGGTCCCTCAGGACCTGTGCAATGAGGCCTATCGCTACCAGGTGACCCCGCGCATGCTCTGTGCTGGCTACCGCAAGGGCAAGAAGGATGCCTGCCAG GGTGACTCTGGAGGCCCACTGGTTTGCAAGGAGCCCAGTGGCCGCTGGTTCCTGGCCGGATTGGTTAGCTGGGGCCTGGGCTGCGGCCGACCCAACTTCTTTGGAGTCTACACTCGCATCACACGCGTGATCAGCTGGATCCAGCAGGTGCTGACCTGA